The genomic segment CTCTTGTTGTTTCAGATGTTAAAATGCCTGTTATGTCAGGTCTGGATCTTTTAGCTAAAATACGTGAAAAATATCCTAATACCAAAGTTATACTGATAACTGCAGATGATTCCCAGAAGCTTCATAATGATATTAAAAAAAGCGGGTGTCATTTTTTTCAAAAACCCATTAAAATGAATCTTCTCAGGGATTTGATAAACAGGGAGTTATTTGTAAAAGAAGAAAACGGTTTTGCCGGAACCCTTAACAATATCCAGCTTCCAGACCTTATTCAAATGTGCTGCTATTCAAGCATCAGTACTGCCATCAGGGTATATATGGGAAACCAGTCAGGAACCATTTATATAGAAGATGGAGAAATTATCCATGCTGAATGCCAGGGAGAAGAGGGGCTTGAAGCTTTTTACAAGGTATTTTCATGGAGAAGCGGGCGTTTTGAAAACCTGGGCGATATCGTTATGCCCAAGACCACCATTGATAAAAACTGGCAGTATCTTCTTATGGAAGGCCACAGGCAGATGGATGAAGCTGAAGCTTTGCGCCGGGATGAAGAGGAAATTTCACTGCCTGATAATAAAGCCCCGTTTCTTAATTCCTCAGATATTCTTCGCATTCTCATTGTAGATGATTCACCCATGATGTGTAAAATTCTTACAGATATGCTTTCTGCTGATAAAAATATAGAGGTTGCAGGAACAGCGGTAAATGGAGAAGATGCCTTAAAAAAGATTGATGATCTCCAGCCTGATCTTATTACCCTTGATGTTAATATGCCGGTTATGTGCGGAAGTACTGCTTTAAAGCATATTATGATAAAAAATCCATGTCCTGTTGTAATTGTCAGTGCAATGAATAATGAAGCAAAAACAGGGGTTCTTGATTTCCTGCTCCTGGGTGCGGTTGATTTTATCCAAAAGCCTGTAAGAACAATGGATATGGAAATTCAGCAGAAAAGATTAATCACAAGTGTATGTAATGCTGCTGGTGCAAAAATCAGTAATTTCAGGCGTACCAGAGTGGCTAAACAGGTTACAGATAAAAAAAAACTGCCCCAAAAACAAAGCAGCTCTCTTGTAGTCATATGTTCTGGTGCGGGAGGATATGCGGAATTATTTAAAATTATCCCTGTGATTCCAGACATTCAATCCTGTATTGTGGTTTTGCAGGAAATGTTTCCCTCTTTTCAATCTCCTTTATCTGAATCCTTGAACCAGAAAAGCCGGATAAATGTCAAGGCTCTTCAGGATAAAGCCGCCTTGATAGACAGCCAGTGTTATGTGGCATTAAACAATGTTTCCCTTGGTCTAAAAAATACAAGCCAGGGATATTTCCTTGAACCTGAAGAAGATATTACAAAAATTGATTTTTCAGATCATATGCCTGACAATTTTCTTAAAGCAGCATCTGATATTTTTTCAGACCGTCTCAAGGTTATTCTTTTATCAGGAGCAAATATCGGTACCATGGAGGGCCTTGCTTATGTTAAAAAACACCAGGGAATCATTATTGCACAACAGCCGGATTCATGCCTTATTCCCTATCCCCTTGAAAAAGCTGCTGCAAAGGGACTGATAACCTCTGAAGCAGATATTAAAGAAGTTATAAATATAATAAAGAGATAAAATCTAATGAAATCAGACTCAAGATATACTTTGCAAAGAACCATGATAATCTATTTTCTTCTTATAGGCTTTGCATCCCTGCTTGTAGGATTGGAATTTATAGCTGAGACCAACAGACAGGAACTGAAGGAATCCATTCTAACCAGTTTTGAAAAATATTCAAATCATGAAATAGAAAAAGAAGAACTTTTCAAGCCCATTGACCGTCTCAGGAATAAAGCCGTGCTTATGATAGTTATTATTATGTTTGTCATACTTATAGTTTTGACCATGTTTATTAAAAATATAACAGAACCCTTGCAGCACATGATTGAGGTATCAAAGAAAATATCAAGGGGAGATCTGAGCCGGACAGTTAAAATACATTCAGATAATGAATTATCTGAACTGGGCAATGTGATAAATGAGATGTCGAGCAATTTACAGGAAATCATTCTTTTGTCCCGGAATATGTGTAATTCAGGCCA from the Desulfonema limicola genome contains:
- a CDS encoding response regulator yields the protein MGQSEEKVLIVDDDLVMLELLESGLAADHEIYETLSASSAREAIDILERVHISLVVSDVKMPVMSGLDLLAKIREKYPNTKVILITADDSQKLHNDIKKSGCHFFQKPIKMNLLRDLINRELFVKEENGFAGTLNNIQLPDLIQMCCYSSISTAIRVYMGNQSGTIYIEDGEIIHAECQGEEGLEAFYKVFSWRSGRFENLGDIVMPKTTIDKNWQYLLMEGHRQMDEAEALRRDEEEISLPDNKAPFLNSSDILRILIVDDSPMMCKILTDMLSADKNIEVAGTAVNGEDALKKIDDLQPDLITLDVNMPVMCGSTALKHIMIKNPCPVVIVSAMNNEAKTGVLDFLLLGAVDFIQKPVRTMDMEIQQKRLITSVCNAAGAKISNFRRTRVAKQVTDKKKLPQKQSSSLVVICSGAGGYAELFKIIPVIPDIQSCIVVLQEMFPSFQSPLSESLNQKSRINVKALQDKAALIDSQCYVALNNVSLGLKNTSQGYFLEPEEDITKIDFSDHMPDNFLKAASDIFSDRLKVILLSGANIGTMEGLAYVKKHQGIIIAQQPDSCLIPYPLEKAAAKGLITSEADIKEVINIIKR
- a CDS encoding HAMP domain-containing protein, whose product is MKSDSRYTLQRTMIIYFLLIGFASLLVGLEFIAETNRQELKESILTSFEKYSNHEIEKEELFKPIDRLRNKAVLMIVIIMFVILIVLTMFIKNITEPLQHMIEVSKKISRGDLSRTVKIHSDNELSELGNVINEMSSNLQEIILLSRNMCNSGHEFVDRTSGLLECESINKQNLIIIKQEVINLSREIDMVDEFIDYFKFYSLKDQDGHELETDQKQGQN